In Plasmodium brasilianum strain Bolivian I chromosome 1, whole genome shotgun sequence, a single genomic region encodes these proteins:
- a CDS encoding hypothetical protein (conserved Plasmodium protein): MHCPFTLFYFVTLLFKLFSFAIRNYKKYKVRTYIALSAQRGPKYYLFRSSCEEINILSVEKNAKLLQPFLIRSIDDNGYDDNGYDDNGYDDNGYDDNGDSENGDSENGDSENGDSENGDSENGDDKDDITYEDIKEYLKKNKIDDYETDDGKKEIMKIINYIPTLKNENAFFSKFGYVNGEKKSMEYYFNEMKKLKEEKQKKNYNILNFILSYFLKKGRNFNGSTAINKYKNIQSYYYYINTLINHREAALTVPYGELSRKDNLFSNKALCKFISFYLKNVYIIKYVCFACLSGTLTYAMKTMIRRIKLENLFLLENHINLISYFKNMHIYKIGLFCLLINFLCINKYNQYFSITEEFFSILFSHYFFYEGINNLNKRSIEEFMSKFNYTLDDILICLNDIFSQYLNKVIYIDEMMDDNTISNINSFLSLYHTLFRNNRENIKSITNLILNKYYAYCINKDNSNKDALSRLYYIFYIISLKFKYDIVDVHKLNIIRENTYSIPFFCRSNKLSSYVFLDRISEHLGVKENAIIDCLLERMKGDYRDYIISVLDSKRYSNNVFEDVNKMNFITLDTRVIEEVNLSIFVKMVKRIIEEEHYESVYVQPNQTGQRKAVVREDEKEKGKQKESYQENYENREREGGTHDKYTPEHNVQDKDNSNNLIYPQKDIYLKNGEEPVLTYKHDANRTNNTMKGNSDSSDVQRKESKEDETNGEGDDQTNIDKEDEISYEGDNEAAYEEEEDVEAIDKQDDFTFLDTDENLYKNLEESVDYIVEDSTKKSVGKDKVEGDHLEKKRKELSEKEQLLKKLNDIYFLRKYFIIDKHFTDKYLEKYLYQYMYKEYKIFINNLIFKKMKNKNDNLFFLKRGITLSNRATEYIIKNIIINFVIKTKENINIFLKLENINKCLKLVVNLINVYKKVKKKRKYLKVSHNIFNLDYSFSWNRHSENNMANTDGYDQNNGEQYFYENDDETMETMEAVQLGGRGKQGKRQSEDDDMRSGVMQNGGMQSGGMQSGGMQSGGMQSGGMQSGGMQRDDMQIDDMQSGGMQRDDMQIDDMQMDDIHAYDNGRESFMHDVQVPEEQLKHNLHKDDFSDEVGNKEILLLEDRKKLYEEFVLKYMKNESERKMFKIIFNVDYDYIDKEIEDNIIKRFLEKVTSQNLNDLKNMDDNLKIIGNENLFNYKNFNFNEFLEKDKSQRSHKQDNLYVANYIIKKQDIFECIDDETFEDICKKMYINKLLVLKENIYNSRKDLYFYEIILNIKNAQEIHDLYLIDEYEKMINDIIKTNILNKNYGNIKNLYLKKIINFLNISEEQAADVELCCIFKQTHSIFSTIKENFYIYKSDSHFINNINEILLIYNNFNLIKKEGEKYYVKFSLIEPNYNLVHRIIERYVLYVIDIINDENRLIYKENIFKLTRILNVDHSVISDISTKIYEKYIKSQDLNAINNMDSFFTFLFNMNSKEQNKIVLNHLKKKLEYYMTSSDSCQEKLKNSYDLLTFINNNLKLKKNIFDLSSLSTEMIYEFLTFCIDDYLHRKKTESFIVSQNDYINNLNKFLSKIKTFIKGQEESFHLTNILNTLKRDTIKKAIDFLDKFKYDMCIEEIYNLIKLQMVNSNINFADVDIEKRKKLVNIFSYQNISDEKKFLFLDILNKTLL; encoded by the exons ATGCATTGCCCCTTTACCCTGTTCTATTTTGTAACGTTATTATTTaagcttttttcttttgcaataagaaattataaaaaatataaagtaagAACCTATATTGCTTTATCAGCACAAAGGGGTCCTAAGTATTACTTGTTCAGAAGCAGTTgtgaagaaataaatattttatctgttgaaaaaaatgcaaaattacTTCAGCCTTTTCTCATACGAAGTATAGATGATAATGGGTATGATGATAATGGGTATGATGATAATGGGTATGATGATAATGGGTATGATGATAATGGGGATAGTGAAAATGGGGATAGTGAAAATGGGGATAGTGAAAATGGGGATAGTGAAAATGGGGATAGTGAAAATGGGGATGATAAGGATGACATCACGTACGAGGATATTAAagagtatttaaaaaaaaacaaaatagatgATTATGAAACAGACGATggaaagaaagaaattatgaaaataattaattatatacctactctaaaaaatgaaaatgcctttttttccaaatttgGCTATGTGAATGGGGAAAAGAAATCCAtggaatattattttaacgaaatgaaaaaattaaaagaagaaaagcaaaagaaaaattacaacattttaaattttattctgtcttattttttaaaaaaaggacgAAATTTTAATGGATCTACTGCTATTAACAAATACAAAAACATACAGTCTTATTACTACTACATAAATACTCTAATAAATCATAGGGAAGCGGCGCTCACAGTTCCATACG GGGAACTCTCAAGGAAGGACAATCTATTCTCGAACAAGGCGTTGTGCAAGTTCATATcgttttacttaaaaaatgtttatattataaaatatgtgtgCTTCGCCTGCTTGAGTGGAACACTAACATATGCAATGAAGACTATGATAAGGAGAATTAAACTcgaaaatttatttcttttagaAAATCATATAAACTTAATAtcctattttaaaaatatgcatatatataagataggattattttgtttattgaTTAACTTcttatgtattaataaatacaatcAGTATTTTTCAATAACAGAAGAATTTTtctctatattattttcacattactttttttatgaaggtataaataatttaaataagagAAGCATAGAAGAATTTATGAGTAAATTTAACTATACTTTAGATGATATACTAATTTGCctaaatgatattttttcgcaatatttaaataaagtaatatatattgacGAAATGATGGATGATAATACTATTTCGAATATTAATAGTTTTCTATCCTTGTATCATACGCTATTCAGAAACAAtagagaaaatataaaaagcatTACTAATCTTattctaaataaatattatgcttactgtataaataaagataacTCAAATAAAGATGCACTTTCAAGATTGtactacattttttatattatcagtCTTAAGTTTAAGTATGACATTGTAGATGTGCACAAGTTGAACATCATTAGGGAGAATACGTACAGTATTCCATTCTTCTGTAGGAGCAACAAACTTTCTAGTTACGTTTTTCTCGATCGTATTTCGGAGCATCTGGGA GTAAAGGAGAATGCAATTATTGATTGTCTTTTAGAAAGGATGAAAGGTGATTACAGggattatataatttctgTACTTGACAGCAAGCGTTACTCAAACAATGTTTTTGAAGAcgttaataaaatgaattttataaCTCTAGATACTCGTGTAATAGAAGAAGTCAACTTGTCAATTTTTGTCAAAATGGTCAAACGTATTATTGAAGAGGAACATTATGAGTCTGTGTATGTTCAACCGAATCAGACGGGGCAGAGAAAGGCAGTAGTTAGAGAAGATGAGAAAGAAAAAGGCAAACAAAAGGAGAGCTATCAAGAGAATTATGAAAACAGAGAAAGAGAGGGGGGGACGCACGACAAATATACACCTGAGCATAATGTACAAGATAAGgataattcaaataatttgaTATATCCACAGAAGGACATCTATCTGAAGAATGGTGAAGAACCCGTTTTAACATACAAACATGATGCTAATAGAACTAATAATACTATGAAAGGTAATAGTGATAGTAGCGATGTCCAGAGGAAAGAGAGTAAGGAAGATGAAACGAACGGTGAGGGAGATGATCAGACAAACATTGATAAGGAAGATGAGATTTCATATGAGGGGGATAACGAAGCTGCCTATGAAGAGGAGGAGGATGTTGAAGCCATTGATAAGCAGGACGATTTTACATTCTTAGATACGGATGAAAACCTGTATAAAAACTTAGAAGAAAGTGTCGATTATATAGTAGAGGATAGTACGAAAAAATCCGTCGGTAAGGATAAAGTTGAGGGAGATCATCTAGAAAAGAAGAGGAAAGAACTAAGTGAAAAAGaacaattattaaaaaagttgaacgatatatattttttaagaaaatatttcattattgaCAAACATTTTACagataaatatttagaaaagtatttatatcaatatatgtataaagaatataagatattcattaataatttaattttcaaaaagatgaaaaataaaaatgacaatttattttttttgaaaagagGTATAACTCTGTCAAATAGGGCtactgaatatattataaaaaatattattatcaacTTTGTAATAAAgacaaaagaaaatattaatatttttttaaaacttgaaaatataaataaatgtttaaaattaGTTGTAAACctaataaatgtttataaaaaggtaaagaagaaaaggaagTACCTCAAGGTCAGTCACAATATCTTCAATTTGGATTACTCATTTTCATGGAATAGGCATAGTGAAAATAACATGGCTAATACAGATGGATACGATCAAAATAATGGAGAACAATATTTCTACGAGAATGATGATGAAACGATGGAAACTATGGAAGCAGTGCAATTAGGTGGGCGAGGAAAACAGGGTAAACGACAGTCAGAAGATGATGATATGAGAAGTGGAGTTATGCAAAATGGAGGTATGCAAAGTGGAGGTATGCAAAGTGGAGGTATGCAAAGTGGAGGTATGCAAAGTGGAGGTATGCAAAGTGGAGGTATGCAAAGGGACGATATGCAAATAGACGATATGCAAAGTGGAGGTATGCAAAGGGACGATATGCAAATAGACGATATGCAAATGGACGACATACATGCCTATGATAATGGGAGGGAGTCTTTCATGCATGACGTGCAGGTCCCAGAAGAACAGTTAAAACACAACTTACACAAAGATGATTTTTCCGATGAAGTaggaaataaagaaattctTTTATTAGAGGATCGGAAAAAGTTATATGAAGAATTCGTGTTAAAATACATGAAGAACGAGTCGGAAAggaaaatgtttaaaattatttttaacgtAGATTACGATTATATAGACAAAGAAATTGAAgacaatattataaaaaggtTTTTAGAAAAGGTTACTAGTCAAAATTTAAacgatttaaaaaatatggatgacaatttaaaaattataggtaatgaaaatttatttaattataagaattttaattttaatgaatttttagaaaaagataaatcaCAGAGAAGTCATAAACAAGACAACTTGTATGTTGCcaattacataataaaaaaacaggATATCTTTGAATGCATTGATGATGAAACTTTTGaagatatatgtaaaaaaatgtatataaataaactacTAGTTTTAaaagagaatatatataatagtagaaaagatttatatttttatgaaattattttaaatataaaaaatgcacaAGAAATACATGATTTGTATTTAATTGACGAATATGAAAAGATGattaatgatattataaaaacaaatattttaaataaaaattatggaaatattaaaaatttatatttaaaaaaaattataaattttttaaatatatctgAAGAGCAAGCAGCAGATGTCGAACTCTGTTGTATATTTAAGCAGACTCATTCAATATTTAGTACAATTAAGgaaaacttttatatatacaaaagtgattctcattttattaataatattaatgaaatattgcttatatataataactttaatcttataaaaaaagagggtgaaaaatattatgtgaAGTTTTCCTTAATTGAACCAAACTACAATTTAGTACACAGAATAATAGAGAGATATGTCCTATACGTAATAGACATCATCAATGATGAAAACAGGTTAATCTATAAGGAGAACATTTTCAAATTAACGAGAATTCTAAACGTTGACCATAGCGTCATTAGTGATATATCCACTAAAATATACGAG AAATACATCAAAAGTCAAGACCTAAATGCTATCAACAACATGGACTcctttttcacatttttatttaacatgAATTCAAAggaacaaaacaaaatagttttaaaccatctaaaaaaaaaactggaATATTACATGACGTCTAGTGATAGTTGCCaggaaaaattgaaaaattcgTACGATTTGTTAACCTTCATAAACAACAATTTGAAActgaagaaaaatatatttgatttatCCTCACTGAGTACTGAGATGATATATGAGTTTTTAACCTTCTGCATCGATGACTATCTGCATAGGAAAAAGACGGAATCGTTTATCGTATCACAAA ACGATTACATAAACAACTTGAACAAATTTTTAAGCAAAATTAAGACGTTCATAAAAGGACAAGAGGAAAGTTTTCACCTGACGAACATTCTAAACACTTT GAAAAGGGACACCATCAAAAAGGCTATAGATTTTTTGGATAAATTCAAATATGAC ATGTGCATAGAAGAAATATACAACTTAATCAAATTGCAGATGGTTAATAGCAATATTAATTTTGCAGACGTAGATattgaaaaaaggaagaaattg gttaatatattttcctacCAAAATATTAGCGATGAGAAGAAATTCCTCTTCTtggatattttaaataa gacCTTATTATGA